CGAGTCACAATATTGAAATCAATATTCAACTTACTTGTGTGTACCAACGGCACGCTATCAGATGCAAGGATGGATTTGCAATTGACATCGAAATGTGGGCAAAACCCTTGTTTATTTGATTTTCACGTCTCTGTCGTTCGGCATGTAAAGAAAAGAGAGTGTAAACGAACTTGTTGCATGTGcgataataattcaataactGTGCTCATAAGAAGTATCACACTTAATGATATTTGTCGTAAACACATTCAGTCGCGAAGTTGTTATCTGTTTTATAAAGCTCCATCTTATCACAATCACAAAACcaataatgaatttttgcTGCGCactatatattacttaattacCATGCGTAACATCAATAACGTTCCACCCATTCCACGAATACCACGAACGCGACAACACTcgacattatattaaaactgtcaaaaatGCGATAACGTGGCACATAGAGGGAAAACCGAGAACGTATGTAACGTCGCACCTTCAATCCTGCGTATGCATGAATCATATGCGCATGTGTATTATATTCCACCCGTATCAGGatatcgatcatgtaatttttctcctAGAGCggaaatgtgaaaagtgaaaagtttcaattaagttactgtctctttctattttcaacacaatagaaagagataattacatgaaatttgtcacttttcacgtttccgccctaaggaaaaagttacatgatcgCTGCCCAGAGACGTCTAATAAGAATCAAATTTGTGAATTAGAATCTTTTTAGTTCAATTAGCGCAATGACAGCCAATACAATTGTTCGGAATGGACTGTTAAAGATCATCAATCCTGAGCAAATTTGTATCACTACAAAGGAGCCCCGGAAATGCGATGATAAAAGAGAGACTACGGCACTGCACAAACGTCAAGTGTTGCGCGCGCTATACGAGATAGGTTATTCAGAATTCTTACGTCTCAGAAACTAAAGCCATAATCTTATgacatttttctaatataatattgacgATAATTTGAAACTAATTCTGTAATAAAGTTTCTTTCGaactacaatatataaatcttattttatgatacaaacaagttttattttatttagcatAGTCATAGAAGTGATTTATATGCAATGTAGTAccaattaatatatgtacttggttatttatttgtaatttcatatccatttttaaacagataatttttgaaaatttattacaaagttcttcatatattattataactaataaaaaaaaaacaccaattgcttttacaaaaagatagtCAATATTACTGATAGAGTGAGTGTATAACACTTCAAACATCTAAACCTAAACCACCTCATCTCTCCAGCTCTaagtataattgtaaattaatgattGTCATGGAATGATATATATGTCATGATATAGTTGCCATATCGTCCCAGCTGTTCTCAAGGGTGCCACATTCAAGAAGAAGTCATGATATAGCTTATTGAAACCTAAAACctctcttcatttttttttctttttttttctttttattgatttttattacttggtatttattattttgttggtGCACGAATATAATACACGTGCATTTGATTGACCCAAGTATAGGGCTAACATCTAGCTAACACACTATCACAGCatactattgtaaatataGGGAACGACGCAAGAAATGTCATAATTGTCGATTCCCAGTCAGAGAGCTAGAGATAAACTATGGAATGTAATAAGATGAGGCGATAAAGATGCAAACGTTTCCCTCACCAGTATCAGACTACCAGATCCTTGGAGAATTCAACTACGTCCGACGGTATCTTATTAAAGGTGGATCATCATAAAGCTTCGAAGCTGTTCAACTTATGTACGATTAGTGATGTgaagatatattatatctatacaAGTATACAGATATCAATATATTTCACCTATACATATGACAGACCTGCAACGTTTACCTTCTGTTTTGTTTTCCTAGCTTcagtctttttttaaattgtgatgTCATATGTCGGATAGTGGACGTAGTGTGAATCCTACAAGAATCCGAAATACCAGCCTGTGCTTCACGTTTATATAGGAATTATACTGAAAACGAGCACTTCCGAGAAAGGAAAAAGCATttgtattattgatttaatttaattttccatcAGTGAAGttaaacttaatataataaactcttataagagcattgtaaaattaGAGCTATGCAattatttgcacaatttttgatgagaatattataaatcctggtataaatgtaatgtaactttttaaaattaaataatcactGAAGTATCATAGCCATCAAGTGGCCGACAACCAAACTAAAATGCGTGGTACTTATGCTCAACAACCAATCAGAATTGGTttgaatgaaatatttttatatattaaaaaatatattcaatgtatatttaataaaattgtgtaatataGAAATGtgcaagaaaaatgtttttataaaataaaaattttggagAAGATATTTTACACAGTAGATAATTACATTTTCCTGAAATATTTGACacatttctatattataataatgaatgaTGAATTATACAATCAGATAAAATTGGTTTGTATTACAgtataatctaataaaattatataatagtgcaaaattatataaatgcaaaGAATGTTATgctttcataataaaaattctgtagaaaacattttttacataagaattacaatattaatattttattgatatttgatacatttctaaattacaatAGTAAGGAAGATATATTACACGAATCTGGATGCAATCGCTATTAGTTTAGTATAATCTGCTCCTTTAGTATGAGTCTTCCCTTTCATTTTCGTTCGGAGTATATGTGGAATGGGCACATGTATTCTTGTACCTAGAGGCGTCCCATTATCATCTATGAGCACCAGATTGTTGCTGTCAAATCTGGGAACTTTAGGAGCCTGTTTTTGCTTCAATCCAACTAGAAtaccttttttcttttcacctTTTATAGCGACTAAAATTCTATCTcctaaataaatcatacaaCATTGTTCCAGTTAATATAGTCCTGTAGAATAAGAATTTTcacataatctttttttttgtactcaCCAATGTATCCCACCCCAACTTTGTTGTAAACGTGTATGCATCGTGGTGGTTTACCTTCCATCATAGCTAACTTTCCTATTTCGCTGTTGTCCACTACTCTCAATcgacttaatttaattatgtgatTTACAGGAGTTGATGTAGAAATGTTCCTacttataacatttaataccGTAGAAGGTAACAGCATTATCGATTTAATCGCCCTTAATAAGGTACaatctgaaataattaaataaaaataaataaaagaacataaactgtttaatatattacaacacAACATAACCTTCTTTTTAGCGGAAAGGAGATTAACaacattacaaataataatttgaacgaATTACTTTTTCTCCAGgttatttctaataaacttACCGGAGAGTAAAAACTCTTTCTTTGCTACAATGTTAATTTTGAAGTCAATTCGTAACCTTTAATCACGACGTCTCTTCCAGGATTTATAGAATTCGACTTGACTCGACTGCTCGACTTGGCTCGACTCGCCGGACTCGCGTCGAAT
This DNA window, taken from Monomorium pharaonis isolate MP-MQ-018 chromosome 6, ASM1337386v2, whole genome shotgun sequence, encodes the following:
- the LOC118644152 gene encoding 39S ribosomal protein L14, mitochondrial-like, with amino-acid sequence MLLPSTVLNVISRNISTSTPVNHIIKLSRLRVVDNSEIGKLAMMEGKPPRCIHVYNKVGVGYIGDRILVAIKGEKKKGILVGLKQKQAPKVPRFDSNNLVLIDDNGTPLGTRIHVPIPHILRTKMKGKTHTKGADYTKLIAIASRFV